The Brienomyrus brachyistius isolate T26 chromosome 7, BBRACH_0.4, whole genome shotgun sequence DNA segment CTGACTGTCAATTCTGATGATTTTACAGTACAAATAATCATAAACGCAAAATAATCATTATTGACATAAGCTGTTTGTACCTTTTATTTTATATGGAGTATATTTGTCATGCAATGAGAAATGTATCTATGAGAAATAAAACTACTGCAGATTGTTCACCTATTTCACATGACAGTTATGTTATTATTAGTTAAAACTGTATTAACTAATTCCAAGACAATCAAACATCACAAACATTGGCATGCACTTCATAACTTTCTGAAATAAAATGCACGTGTACAATGCACACATTCCATACTAATGCACTTTATTAATTTGCGGCTGGCAGTGGGTCCTTCCTGCTCAGTCTGCTAATCCCACTGGAGGGAAGGATGCACTTCAGCAACGCCAAGAAGAAACCTACTGCCTCTACAAAGAAAACCATAGAAGCACAGAAGGTCTCTGATAAAACACACTGGATctattacatatttaaagttACAGATATTTCAAGTGGATAGCAGCAGCAGATAGAGAAGGTCAATCTTGTGTGATATAGAGGAGGTGCATATTATTGATAGATATGATGAATTAGGGTCATCCCTCTGTAGTCAGGCATCACTAGCAGACAAAGGAAACATCAATCAAGGGAAAATCATCTCATATGGGTAAATTCACTGCTGGTATTATTTAGATGCTGGGCAGGATATtagacttttctgcttttaccGTTCTCTGCCTGACAGATGCTTCTGTCTAAAGCCATTAGAGTGAGTATATGGGTGCTCTTCAGGTTAGAAAGGAAACCATTCTGAGAAGAGACCTtcaataaccctaacccttaccatCATCCACTGAACAGAGGAACCCATCAGACAATAATAATGGATAGGTGCATGGGGGTGGGTGGCTTTAAGGCCTTTCAGAACAGTATTAGATTTACAGTAATCCCTTTATCCTCCACGTGGACAGGCACAGAGAACAGAAGTTAACACTGTTATGTGAATGTGGCATTCAAgaccctgatctcagagccatTGAGGGCAGCAATGATTGCCAGAAAATTGAGATAAAGTCCCAAGACTCTGGGTGATGACAAAGGATCACAAACTGTGTTTTAAGATGTTCATGGATGTCAACCTCACACGCATTTACTTGATGCCACAGCTCCACTAGATTGTTCACTTTACTTTCTGATAATATGCTGGGCTTTGAGAACCTCAAGCACAAAGGACCTTCTTCTATGTTCCCCAGCCTCAGATAAAAGAAACAAATGAAGAGTATCCCCTTTGGCAACATGTACCATCTGGTAGGTTTTACAGCAAAAAGCTGTTTGCCATGTTCTGTGCCATTCCAGTGGTGGCAGAGTAAGGATGTTTGACAGACATCAATGAGTGTGAGGGATTAGCAATATACACTGGCTACTGTGAAGAAAATAAAAGTGCAGACTTGAATGACTGCAAATTGGATATAAATCCAGAATTGTTAAACATGCACAAATGCAGAATGCTTTGCATTTTACTATGCATACTATGGATGAGGTCTATAATAATTCCAggcaaaatgaaaaaatgtaCCAGAGAAATGCATGTGGATGAGCGTGCATGTTTATGATTGTTGATATTTACAGGAGTCAGAAAACGGCACCACTCTTTTCTAAGATGAAGGGAAAGGCAGTAGGCATGGCGAGCATACCTAAAGCTTCTTTCTCTTTGATTGGTGTGTTTGCTTGAATAGCTGCTGCTGcaatgctgccacctgctggtggaGAGCTGCAACCtccctgctcttctcctcctgcaGAGActgcagtttctgtgtacagaagTAACGTCGCACACAAACCAGATGTAGACACATACACATACTCAATGACCTCCGTTCTTGTAGCACAGTAATAAAGATATTTGATCCCATTTAATGCAATTAAAACCTCAAACAATCCaaataaaaaatcaaaacaaagaaAAGTTACTTAAAACCATTAAAGGTATAAAATACATTTGCGTGTGTATTTGTCTCCAAACAATTTATTCAGGTTTTGTCCTCACAGAAGAGCAAAATTTGTTTGAGTATGAATGCCAAATATGCTCATGCTATGCAAACAATACCCACACGCAAACCAAATCACACACTGAACACACATAAAGACATGTTTTTACATCACGGTATATAGGAACACTGgatactgtccatccatccatccatccattttccaaaccgcttatcctactgggtcgtggggagtccggagcctatcccggaggcaatgggcacgaggcagggaacaacccaggatggggggtcagcccatcgcagggcactggatACTGTAAGTCTCGATAAACACCAAATACATGCATGCAAAGGAATAAGGGGGTAAAAGACTCACGCGTTGGAAGACACTTCTAGATACTGGCGGAGTCACTTGCAGTTGCTTCTGGCCCTGAAAGGAGGCCTGAACCCGGGCCATCCTGGCACTGAACTGCCATGGGGTCAGAGACAGTGTAGGAGCTGAGTCGTGCTTGCAGATGGCTAGGCAAAGCATCTCAGGAGAGATCACTGACCCCACCTCCATTTGTAACTTCAGAAGCtcgctctgtctctctctttcctgCTCCTTTATCTTCTGCCTCATCTCCTCCAGCTCTGAATCTTTCAGCTCTGCAAGTGCTTTCATCTCCAGCCCCTTCATCTCCACTGCATGTGAAGGTGTGCAGAGCATCTAAAGCAAACTCAGTGTATCCCTgtacaaatgatcttcatgttcctTAAAATACAATCCTAACAGGAACATCACAGATCTGTACGCTGAAGTCTAATGGTGCTCAGTAACACTGATCTGCCTGGAGTTTATGGCTCCCGACTCAGCACTGGCAAAGTGCAGTTCTGGCCAGTGTCTTTGCGTCATCACTGAGCACCGGTGCTTCCCATAATAATGCTAAATCATTACTGGTAAGATCAAAATAACAAGGGACAGACCTACTTACACCTGCCAAAACACCGCAAAATCATCAGAACTCCCTCACTCCCTGCCCTAAACAAATGGAACGTGGCGACAGCTCACCACTGTGTCGCATTTCCCGCCGCATTTCCTCCAGCCCCTCCTGGTGGCGATCCTCCAGATCACGAAGGTCCTTAGCCAGCTTCGCCTCACAAGCCTTACCCTCCTGAGTCACGTGGATAAGCCATACAAGTTGGAATGAACCACAGCTATGCCAGCCTATGACTGCTATGCTGATACGTGAGGAAACAAGACCTTACCAACTGTTGCTTTAACCTACCCAATCCTGTGGGGTATGGATTTCAGTGTTGTTAATGTATGCAGAAATAAGTAAAAATGGCCTTTTCAATTTCTCCAGAAACAAAACAGgaagtattttaaaaaaattaaattaaaaaagacTAATAGACTTGGGGTGGTATGGTAgcacagtggttaacactgttgtatCATGccggttcaagtctccaccatgactgtgtgcgtggagtttgcatgtaagCCCTGCGGCATCATCaggtttcctctaggtactgGATCGCCCACAggtgtgactgaatggtgtaaGTGGGCACAGAAAATATATGAAGTAATGCTGCATTGTGTTGCATCCTGGTTACCCACCTCTATCCTAGCCTGAAACTCTCTTTCCATCAGCAGAATGGTGTTTCTCAGGCTCTCGTTCTCCCCTGGAATAGGGGAACGGCAGGAAGTCAGACACTGTGCACCACCCAGAGGGACAGCCTAAGCGAGATAGGGAATGGCTTACACCTCAGGTCACACTGCTGTTGAATCGATTGCTGGAAACCAGTGGCTGTATGTAGCAGTTTGTCTCTCTCTGAAATCAATATGATAGCAAAAGTGAGAAGGCAGCATGACGCCTCAGTGGGTAATGGTGTTAGCTCACATCTCCAGGGAGTTAGGGATTCAAATCCTGCCTCCACTACGTGATGTGAGTGTCTCCCTGCAGTCTTTCTGTAGATTGCATGTTCATTCCCTCTAAACTGGTCTGGCAACCTGTCTGGGCTGTAGTGTGCTGTGTGACCCTGACTAATATTTAGAAGATAAATGGATCAGTTTAaagtactggaaaaaaaaacttcatttcGAAAATTCAATAATGAAAATGACGTATAGTCAGCAAGAACTACTTTCACACACGCCAAAagcattttattatatattgcaTGTATGGCCTATATATACCAAATAATGGACCAAAAGGCACATCTTCGTGGATCATTCACAGTATATTTAAGATGTGTCATTGGTGCACTAGAAAAGACCAAGATACACCACTTGTTCGGTTATTTTTTAACGTTAATTTGTCAGATCGACCTTACAAGGCAAGACGAAAAGGAAAGCGCTTTTTCTCCTTACCTTCCTTCAAATACTTTTCTTTGGTCTTACTTAATTTAATCAACTGGCTGGTTTCTTCTAATTTAACCTCCAGGAAGCTGTTCCTTTTTGTGACTTCTGTAATTGTCTAGGAGGAAATAACAAATCCCTTATTTCAGTGTAAGCGGGTGAATGCGCACACACTGACGCTTTGGCTGGGCTGGGAAGCGGAGCCCCGCCGGACCGTCGCTTGCCGGCCAGTGGCCAGCGGGAGCGGAGCGGCGATGAAGCCCACCTCCTCTATGTGGGTGAAGTCGTCAAGGAGCCGCTGCAGGTTTACCGCTCCGCGGCCCTGCATCTCTCTACCGATAAGGTGAGTCAGGACTTGATTACCTGTATTAAAGCCATTTAGAGCGTCACCATCTGTATTTCCCTGCAGATACTAATACAACGTGGACGGGAATATATTTGGCAAGAATTAAAACAATAACTTTAAAACGTCTAAAAAAGAGTTCCGTTGTTCATACCCCTTTGGCAAATTGTAACAGACGGCCCCAGCACTTCCATGTTATTTTAAAGAGGGTAACCGATAACAACTACATGTGTCTATGCACTTTGTAAAGCATCTCAGTAGAGCGCTACTCCGTGGTCAATATCTGATATTGTAACACTGCTTGCAGTTACTCCGTGCCACCCTGGCGTAAAGTTTGTTTAAAAAAGGttttaaaagttactttttAAAAGTGTCAGACGGTTCTGTGGTGAGACTGGATCGGGAGGTTAACGAACCGGGTCACGCGCCTGGCTAGCTTACAGCGCGCGCGCTTTGTACGTTGAAACGTTCTGACGCCGATGGCCGTAGAGCCGCCGCACCGCCAGTATTGCAGAATGAAATGTGTCCCGATTCGCACCGTTATGGAATGCGATTTGTCCCGTATTTCTGCACATTGTTTTGGAaaattttattgcttccccccCAGGCTCCGCAAATGTTATCCCCGCAGACCCAGGGATGGAGGTGGCACCCCTTATTTCAGATAGAAAGCGGTAACCTTACTCACAACAAAACACTTTAACAGtgaaacattaaaaccactgttGGCAAGTCTCACGATACAAAAAAGTAACCTCATCCCTCTGTATAAAATGGAGACAAACCCCAAAACAAGCCCAAAATACTCGACCACATAGAACACATGTAGTTTGTCCTGTGTTTGCTATATGTGTTCCTTGTAAATATGACATGCATACAACAATAATGAAATACTGGAGGCATATTTCTGAAGTTTTAATTTATCATTTTCTTTTGTTAGTGACAGTAAATAACCCGCCATAGACCATATTTGATTCTTTGTAGCACATTTTACACACATTATTGGAAACTAAACCAAAAAATTACAACATATTTCAGAGAGATGCAAAATTATGACATATGTGCATGACAAGAAGTCCTAATTAACCTATAAACACTCATTCAATGTCGAATTCTGGCCAAAAATTAAGTggtggaagatgatgtaaacTCATATTTAATCAAGTTAGCCGAAATGGTTGAAACTAGTCAGCAAATTAAGAAGTGAATTAATGTGTGAATGAGAAGAATGTGGCAGTACAGAAAGGTAACAGGCAGTTTGTACAGCttcaaaataagaaaaaaaacacacaatctGCAACTCGGTGAAATTATAAGCAATTTCAGAAAAAGCCCAAAGGCACTTATAATAAAGGACTTGACAACACTCAGTAAAACATGTACCCGTGATATAAGGTCAGTCTTATTGAAGATGTTATATTTTAAAGTCCATCGCTGTGACTGTGTCTTCCAGTGCCTGTTAAGACACTGAAGGGAGCCCGGTCCTCGTTTTGTATCGTTAATTCTAGTGGAGGTTTTTCTTTAGCTCAGTATTGATTATTAATAAGTGATGATTTTCCTTTCAGTAGGTACGACCttgtacattttattaacatacatcATGTTGTCATACACATGTGCATGtatttcatgtaaactctgTGTTACTGTCTTATTACTGTGCTCTTATTTCCGTCGTAGTGACTAAACACCTAGTAAACCAGGAATTCTGTCACATGTACTCACGACTGATGGCTGTGCTGTGCGACAAGAAAACTACAGTAACCAGAGCAGAGTAAATCACAGATGGATCCGCTATTTCTTTGGTCATCAAGCACTAACAATTCACTGCGTCTTCAGCGGAAAAGCCATTCCTGCAAAATCTCAAGCTGGAAGCTGAGTGCAGAAGCCATCGTACGCAGCTTAAAGACGAGCCTTTACCAAAAACCAAGTCAGCAAAAATGATTATATGCGTGTAATCCGATTGCTGTAAAGCTTTCTCTTAAACAGACACAGTTTACGGGCAGATGAGCAGCATAAATGATACCTAAACCGTTTAAAAATAGCCTACTGACCCATGTAACTAGAGCAATACAAAATGTTTAGATTGTCCATTTGTAGAAAAAAACCTCAACAATGTCTGTAATGATATGCATGTTTATACTGTAAACCGAAAGTGTCAATCAGCACCATTTGCAGGTGCCAGACTCCCAGTAccctaattattttaatttagatAATGTACAATTCAAATAAACATGATTCTCAAAAATATCTGAGCAAGAAGAATCTCTTATGGAGACCGTTTATGCATAATAGCATGAACATCAGGGGTTATGTTAGGGTTTGGCCCTACAGCATCATGTAGCCAGAGACTGGGGGTACAGGCAGGCTGGAGGTCTTGGCTGATGGTTTGCAGCCCTCTGTAGAGGAGTCAGCGCTAATGTGTCTAGCACACTCCTCTGAGGTGTAGGTGCTGCTGTCTGGCGTCTCaggctgtgtcaccctcatcTCCTTTTCCACTTTACGCTCTTGTCTAGTGGACAGCATGACTCCACCTATAGAAGTGACCTCACCCACCTGGCTGTAGAAGGCCGCAGTGCCACAGCAGGGGCTACAGCTCTGCTTAGCaagcagtggcctgctggaggctgTGCTTAACTGGCAGGAGGAGAAGGGAGACAGTGGCTGCGGAGGTGCTGTGCTGGAGAGTGCGGCCTGGGGCCTAAGCTGCTCTGAGCTGAAACTGCTGTCTTGGGTCAAATCGTCTTTCCGGCACGGGACAGCAGGTTTGCCTGGGTCCACAAGGCATTTCTCCGCTCTGTGGTTTGGTTCCTCCAGGTCCAGCTTGAGGAAATCGATTAGCAAATCTTCATTGCAGATGTTCGCTTTGTGGGGGTGGATGTGTAGAATGGAGTTGACCTCATCTATTTTGCCATTCTGAGCACATGCGCACATAAACGTTATTTGTGTGTCCAGATGtgcatgtatgtttgtgtgcatgtatgtttgtgtgcatgtatgtgtgtttggacATATGAGGGagggaaaacaaaaaagaaacaaattaaAGAACCGATGCACCGAAGAAGCAACAGCATTTTCATCACTGTGGAATTAGCCCACGGAACTGCAGAAATCTGGTCATGGATGAGGACCACTGAACACCTTCAGGAGGCAGGAGTACCTTCAGCAGGTCTGGGTCGACCCCTTTGATCCTGGGGCTTGGAATAGGTGGTAAGAACAACACTGCCAACCTGCAGCAGAAGCCAATAAGGGGATGATGATGCACAGCAACCAAACAGACATAAAATAACAAAGGGTCAAAACAAAGGCAGTACACAACAAAGGAATTAACTGGGGTTGAAATGAAAGGCAGGAGAGCATGAAACCATCGAACAAACCAGGAAATGGGTGTCGACAGCAAGGGGCACTACAGGAATCACAGGGAAACAGTCCAATGCATACAATGACCAACAGAGCACAGGCGGGTACATTATATGACCATGTAATGAGGGTTAAACAATGTACAGGTGAGGATCATAAGCAACCAACCAAGCAGTTAGTACGCAAACATCTAGAGAAACAGAGACAGGACATAAATTCAAAACTGGCCAATGGAGAAGTAAAACCAGGAACAAAACATACTGAAGACAAGGAGCAAATACTAGAATACATAAATGCAATAAACATGATTAACATGGggtataaaatggctgaaaaatGTCCAAAGAGGGATGTATGGCTGGCAGTCACACACTCAGGTCATTCTGCCTTGCCGCAGCCCAGGGAACAAAGGAAAATGACAGGGAAAGGTGCTAAGTATAGGGAAACAGAGGAGACGGGATGGACAGTGACAGCTGCTGGCCATACGGGGAAATGACAGACAGAATGGGATAAGGTACGGACCAATCCTGACACCATGAGGGCCTCATGAATACTGCAGACCACTGTTAAGGATGCAGCAATATGCCTACATTGACCAGTAGAAACTGGGCGAAATGTGAAATGTCTGATATTCACTGATATTCGTTTGAATATTTTCCCCCTTTTTTGACCGTTTAATCCCAATTCACGTTAACATGACACCCAAGCCTTAGCCTAATGTCCTTCTGTAAGTTTATCCATGGCAACAAGCAGGAGATCCTGAGCATCGCACATTACTGCTGCTCTCGTGGTTTGCAAAGAATCAAACGAATGCCTGCTGAACAGGTATGACGGTGAACCTATGAACCAGTGGGTCTGGCCTCACCTCTGGTGTTGGGACAAGACAATCAACAGAAGTATGGTGCTTCCTCCTGCAGCTCCGAAGATCAGCAGCACACCCAGAGCAAATCCTGAATCTCAAAAGGAATGTAAATGTACTAATTGATATCTGATAATTCAATTCAATACACCGTGTGCTTCAATGTGGTGAATCAATGTACACAACCTGTAACGAGCCAGTCTGTACAGATGCAAACTAGATTAGTCTAAACTGAATGTAGGGCAATCATGTTAACTGTGAGGTACTACGTTACTGTAAACCGAGTATAGAGGAATCAGGCAAATTGGTGTTCACTGTCAGGTaaaatacagctctggaaaaatttaagagaccacagcaaaatgtttagtttaatTCTCATTTCTCAATTCTTCTCTGTTTGACAAAGGTGCTGAAGaccttgatgaagggcttcttccttgctttagggGACTTCGGTCCTGCTTCTaagagcctgttatgaactgtcccAGCAGGGCAcctcacaccacttaatgtttcccatttgttttgaaggtcacttgaggtcatcctcccaTTCATGAGGCACAGTTGGCTAaattgacggtcatctctggcattagaaagttgcttctcccccctccctggctaatttttggtcattcccagtgtctcctgcttcaccctgTTCTTGTTTACTGCAGTCTTAGaagctttgagcctggaagtaaCCAGCtgtcagtgtagccttctgccagcagaaccaggatttaaCTGTTAAAGACTGTTAAAAACTATGGGTTGGTCTCTTAAttattccagagctgtatattagTTCACAGTGAACAGGGAATTTTTGAATGTTAGAGAAAACAATGAAAAAGCTGGTCTTGAATATCTGTTGATTTAATTAGTAAAATACTGACCTTTAGAGGAGCTCTGAGTGACCAGTGTGATGTTGCTGAATTCTCCAAAGTTCTCAGATGCCACCATCCTGCACCTGACTTGTACCTCGTATTCTGTGCCGGTGCTCAGTCCATAAATGGACTTCTGGGTCCTGGAATCAATGCCCAGCTAGAGGGACACAGCCAGATCCAAAAATGGCTTTAACTTGACGAGCTGATCTGAAGCCTCAGAATTGCAGTGTTAAGAAGCAGGTAGAGGATATCAAGCAACAGAAGAGGTGGGTGAGCGGCGCCCAAACGCACCGTGTGCCAGTTCAGGCTGCCCCTCTCACGGTACCGGGTCTGATACTCCAAGCTCATCCATCCTGCACTCACGTCAGCGGACAGTGGAGGCACCCAGCGAAGCAGGATGTCAAAGTGAAGCCCAGAGCGACTCACGTTCAGGAGTGTCCAGTTCAGGCCCACTGGGGGCTCAGGGAAGACTGGGGGGGAGCAGACACTGTAAATATGCCTACAGGGATgctaaaataagccaaaaaaaagtTTGCACTTATGTAGAAAACATAAGCCACTGCATAACAGAAGCATCTGAATGGCATGACAGTGTGATGGTGATGAGTGTGGCTGTGGGATGCATGGCGGATGTCACCAATGTCCTCGACATTGAAGCATATCTCATCATAGGTGACATTCAGGGAGGCCGAGAGCAGCTGCAAGCAGTACGAAGTCCACACAGACGTGTAACGTGAGCTGAAGTAGCACTCAGAGGAGCTGTAGTGAGGACACTCATTCCAGCCCCCAGGGGACACACTACAAAGAAAGACAACTCAGAAAGATCTGTAACTAATATTCAAAGCAAACAGGGATGGTAAGAGCAGCCAAATGAGGGTCTGTAGCTAACATCTACAGCTAAAGACCAGGAGCAGTCAAGTAAATGCCATGAAAGAGACATATAGGGCTGGGTATTGCTAATAAGCTAAGGATACGATACATATCACGATAACCAGGGACATGATAAAATATGCATGACGATACAGTGTGAATCAGAATACCGATCACATCCTACACAAACTACCagtgaaaaaaagaaacatttgtaAATACGTTATTTGTACATATAATTTTGTGTCTGTATTATTTAGGCCGGGTTAACATCCACAGAAGTGTGACCGTGACTTATTACAATCTTTGATGTAGTATTGATATGTATGGTTTCATTTCTGCTCTATGCAACGGCCTCGAGTTAACTTACAATGTCTCAGCTTTTTGGCGAATGAGATGTGTACACTGTGCAAAAAACTAATTTTCACTGCGATGCACAGGACGCATCATGGTCCATATATAAGCAGTTTATTAGGTCATTCTTCTGGAAAAGCTGTGGTAACTTCTTTATTAATTTCTTCAATTATGAAATGCTGGAGGGATTGTTTTTCTGTTCATTTCTGTTCATTTCTGTTCATTTCTGCTCATTTCTGCTGTTTCGATTAAGCAGCTGTACTTATACACATATTGGGAAAAAGCACATTACGATACGTTGCCATACAGATTTTTGTCAGTACAGTCCTATAAACAGCtatgtttattcatttattaagGCCAAAATAACCAGGTTTATAACTCACAGAAAACTTCCTTAGCAGTTTTGCACACACTCATGCTTACAGCTGCACAAATTTGAATGTTCTGGTAGGATCCTGATGCCCTCTTTTCTAGGATAAACGTGTCCACCATAAAGTCCCAGGGATGTCCTTACTTTTTGTTGAGGAAGAAAACCCTGAGGGCACCAGCCTGCGAgaggttctgcaaatttcctGCAGTCCACCAGCAGCGAAAAGTCTCCTGCTCCCGAGACAAGCAGCTGGTGAAATGGGGACCTCTAGTGGTCACTGGGAATGAGAGAAGCACAAATACCACAGTAAGTGTGCTGGGGAGCATGGATGTTTCTgtaagggttagagttaggatGCTGGAGAGCATGAAGTCATTTTTGTGTTATAGGCCCCTGGTACAGCCTTACACTACAAGTGCACATGTGAGTCAGGCACGTAGCCAGGTGATAAAATTACCGGTTTGTAATCCCACCCAGCTGGCAAACGTACCAATCCCATTAGGGCTGCCACCCACCTCATGGAATTCATTTCTGGCTCAGGGCCTGACGTCCGCTGTAAAAAGTAGCCATAAAAGCTACATTCTCCAAAATGACCACCAGTTGGTGGTGCATTACAAGTTCCCAGAATTCCCAAGTTAAGATTTCCATAGAAAATTTCCACTTCTTTGCAACCTTAATCACCAGCACACCTAACCATGTTTTTCCATACATATAAAGCTCACTTTACTGCTCCTAGCCTTGACATACCACTTCGGCCCCCAGCTCATTGTGGGTCAGCTGTTAGTCAGTGAGTTTAAAGAAGCTGAGAGCGATGGACTGGGGCCAACAGGCCATGGATTATTTGGGCTACTGATAGATCAGGTTTCTGTTTCCTGGAGGGACTATGAGTGAAAAACAACATGTTTACCAGGGTTATCTTTAGCTTTCCATGAATGAATGAGCAGGGCTCTCTTCCTCAGACTGACCTTGGTGCTGTGGTCCTGTCCGTTTAGACTGGAAGGACATACCGTCCTCTGGGACTCTTGTATAAACATACACATTCTTCATGGGAAAGCCAGTCACGATGAGAATATGAGCCTATCCTACCATTGGGCACTCATTCCCACTCTCTTCTGAGGCAATCCTGTTACCAAGGAACGAGGGCaattatccaaaataaacagcacttTGTCTTAATAGGCGACCCCCACTGTCCTGCTACACCTTCAGGCACTATTAGGCCAGAGATGTTCATTCAGCATGACGGGATACAGTTGCTCAGAATAAATGTGTACTGTGACTTCGAGTATAAGAGGCCTTACTCACATTATACACATACAGACCACACAGAACCGAACAGAGAGCTGAGAAACGCTGAAGGTCCCACGATATGTTCATCGGCCTGGACATCCAAGCACACAGTGTTTATTGTGTCAAAGCAGACGGATCTCAGGCTCAGGCTGTACAGGTGACACAGACCTCTCAGGCTGTACAGGTTAACACAGACCTCTCAGGCTGTACAGGTAACACAGACCTCTCAGGCTGTACAGGTGACACAGACCTCTCAGGCTGTACAGGTGACACAGACCTCTCAGGCTGTACAGGTGACACAGACCTCTCAGGCTGTACAGGTAACAGACCTCTCAGGCTGTACAGGTGACACAGACCTCTCAGGCTGTACAGGTAACACAGACCTCTCAGGCTGTACAGGTGACACAGACCTCTCAGGCTGTACAGGTGACACAGACCGCTCAGGCTGTACAGGTTAACACAGACCTCTCAGGCTGTACAGGTTAACACAGACCTCTCAGGCTGTACAGGTGACACAGACCTCTCAGGCTGCTACTCAGCACCCAGTTTCTGCCACCACTTCTCCAGCACTGACATTTTTTACTTTCCCACAAAACATGGTTGAGAAAATTAAATACAAAAAGGTCATTTTTAAATACCAGCTTACAAGAGCTGAAACAGGGTGAATATGACCTGACTTCTATTAAAGAAGCAGCTATACAAACATCCGAAGTAGAAGTGACCAATGGCAGGAATACCAGATGTCAGGCCAACCTTGACCCTTTTCATTAGTCAATGAAGAAGCTTTACCTGAAGGCGTGGTTGATGCCCATGTCAGTCCCGACAAAAGTGTGAGCACAAAGAAAAGTGATGGATGGGTATAGACACCCATGACAGCAACTCTGTGGGGGCA contains these protein-coding regions:
- the LOC125746257 gene encoding coiled-coil domain-containing protein 152-like isoform X3 produces the protein MQGRGAVNLQRLLDDFTHIEETITEVTKRNSFLEVKLEETSQLIKLSKTKEKYLKEERDKLLHTATGFQQSIQQQCDLRWENESLRNTILLMEREFQARIEEGKACEAKLAKDLRDLEDRHQEGLEEMRREMRHSVEMKGLEMKALAELKDSELEEMRQKIKEQERERQSELLKLQMEFSARMARVQASFQGQKQLQVTPPVSRSVFQRKLQSLQEEKSREVAALHQQVAALQQQLFKQTHQSKRKKL
- the LOC125746257 gene encoding coiled-coil domain-containing protein 152-like isoform X1; the encoded protein is MEVLGPSVTICQRGNQVLTHLIGREMQGRGAVNLQRLLDDFTHIEETITEVTKRNSFLEVKLEETSQLIKLSKTKEKYLKEERDKLLHTATGFQQSIQQQCDLRWENESLRNTILLMEREFQARIEEGKACEAKLAKDLRDLEDRHQEGLEEMRREMRHSVEMKGLEMKALAELKDSELEEMRQKIKEQERERQSELLKLQMEFSARMARVQASFQGQKQLQVTPPVSRSVFQRKLQSLQEEKSREVAALHQQVAALQQQLFKQTHQSKRKKL
- the LOC125746257 gene encoding coiled-coil domain-containing protein 152-like isoform X2, producing MEVLGPSVTICQRGNQVLTHLIGREMQGRGAVNLQRLLDDFTHIEETITEVTKRNSFLEVKLEETSQLIKLSKTKEKYLKEGENESLRNTILLMEREFQARIEEGKACEAKLAKDLRDLEDRHQEGLEEMRREMRHSVEMKGLEMKALAELKDSELEEMRQKIKEQERERQSELLKLQMEFSARMARVQASFQGQKQLQVTPPVSRSVFQRKLQSLQEEKSREVAALHQQVAALQQQLFKQTHQSKRKKL